Sequence from the Cervus elaphus chromosome 19, mCerEla1.1, whole genome shotgun sequence genome:
tgttggaagagggtgtttgctatgaccagtgtgttctcttggcaaaactctgttagcctttgccctgcttcactttgtactccaaggccaaatttgccttggagttactccaggtatctcttgacttcctgcttttgcattccagtcccctctgatgaaaaggacattgttttgggtattagttctgtaaggtcttgtaggtcctcatagaacctttcaacttcagcttcttcagcattattggttggggcatagacttggattactgtgatattgaatggttggccttggaaatgaacagagatcattctgccatttttgagattgcacccaagtactgcattttggactcctgttgactatgagggttactctatttcttctaagggattcttgcccacagtagtagatataatggtcatctgaattaaatttgaacCATTCcaattcattttagttcactgattcctaaaatgttgatgttcactcttgccatctcctatttgaacacttccaatttaccttgattcacggacctaacattccagtttcctatgcaatattgctctttatagcatcagacttacttccatcaccagttacgTTCACAACTGGGCATTGCTTGTGCTTTGGCtccatgtcttcattctttctggagttattcctccactcttctccagtagcatatgccCAATATGACCTACTGACCTGGggcattcatctttcagtgtcattatctttttgccttttcatactgttcatggggttctcaaacaagaatactgaagtagtttgccattcccttctccagtggaccacattttgacagaaattccaccatgacccatcacCTGTTATCTTTatctgtcagagggcagacagaatgaaatccACAATcataaatagcatcactgactcaatagacatgagtttgagcaaactccaggagatagtgaaggaaagggaaatctggtgtgctgcagttagttcatgcggtcacaaagagttggacaggatttagtgactgaacaacaaccccatAAAGGTTGAAGCCCTTGCCTTCAacaccatcttcagctaaagacaaaagaggatttCAGGGGTAGTGGTTTGGGGCTTCAAAGGGGCAGAAGGCAATTCACCAAGATGGAAAAGCAgatgtttggtaaacaaatgtttgtgGGCCCTGCAGTGACAGAGGGACACAGAGTGGACTCTGATCTGTAGATTTCCCTACCACTCTGGCCCATGTTCTTTGTAGATATCTCTGGTGGTGGTTCTATTCCAGGAACAGGCTCCTTATCTAAATTCTTTAGGCAGCTGAGGGAGAGGTAAAAAGACTTCCCAagtcttctttcttaaaaaactatCAGTCTAAATTAATCCTCAGGCCAGAAACACATTTTTGGGTGGCACATTTTACCTGTCCCAGTGAGCATGAACTGTCAAGCTTGACACTATGCTCCAAGGTAGGCACTACTGATCCCATGAACAAACAGAAACTCGAGTCCAAATAAGTTCATAATCAAGTGCTATAGGCTAAATACTCATGTCTCCCCACCCAACACATTTAAATTCTAACCCCCAAGGCGTGAGACTTTTGGCTCATGATCAGGCCATGATAGTAGAGTTCTGATGTATGGAATTAATGCCCTAATAAaagggaccccagagagctctccTTTCCCCCACATGAGGACTGTGGGGAaccagtatcagttcagttcagttcagtcgctcagtcgtgtccgactctttgcgatcccatgaattgcagcatgccaggcctccttgtccatcaccaactcctggagtttactcaaatagTATAGGCCATCTCAAAATATACCTCAAAATGACATATTACTTTCTtcttaatatacatattttattgaagtatagttgacttacaatgtttcaggtgcacagcaaggtgattcagttatattatacacatatattatttaattattttccattataggttattacaagatattgactatagttccctgtgaatacagtaaacctttgttgcatatctatttttcagTTGGAAATACAGCattatactaagtcaaacaagctgaatcaaaatgtcataaattttttagttaggcaaaaattcatagcttttctaaaacatttacattacacattattatttatatatatgtatacaaaagattttctactacacttgataaaggcttgaaaaagaacatcaaaaaaaaaaaaaccacgatgGAggaattggaaaacataaactaaatcaAGTGGGAGCACTgagtatgaaattttaaaagtggaacaaactagataaaagtaaaatgtcctcatatagtccagttgtttttaaacatgactgctcattagaaacatatctggagctctggagaaaaaaaagcaacacccaagcatttgtattttccaaaaaattccaagataattctgatacacatctggatttttaaaagtgattacaggtgtttctattaaatcatagttttggtgatatagagctccattatttttctgttgatcaGTTAATACTATGATATTAGCTGAGTAATAGtcacataatcacaatagtaaaaaatgtttatcagttttcacaatcaataaccagacaaaaaacaaaagataattacaattgcaagccataatgggaacatggtCAACCTAAGAagataattacatacaatttggaggATCAAGCAAAGTTATGTGGCAAGTGACGTGCATACATAAATCCACCCAGCCAGCCTGTCTTTTGGTTGATGCATTTGATCCATttacagtccatcctaaaggagatcagtcctgggtgttcattggtaggactgattttgaagctgcaactccaatactttggccacctgatgcaaagagccaactcatttgaaaagaccttgatgctgggaaagattgagggcaggagaaggggacgacagaggatgagatggttggatggcatcaccgactcaatggccatgggtttgggtggactcggggagttggtgatggacagggaggcctggcgtgctgcggttcatggggtcgcaaagagtcggacacaactgagcgactgaactgaacaattaaggtaattattgatatgtaggattctattaccattttaattggtttgggtttattttctgtaggtcttttccttctcttgtgtttcctacctagagaagtttctttagcatttgttgtaaagctggtttggtggtgctgaatccttttaatttttgcttgtctgcaaagcttctgatttctccatcaaatgtgAAGGAGAATCTTCCTGGGTAGAGTGTTCTTAGTTGTATATTcctccctttcatcactttaaatatatcatgccattcccttctggcttgtagagtttctgttgagaaatcagctgatagcctgatgggtgTTCCCTTATATGTTGTTATTTCTCTCttgttgattttaatattttatctttgtctttaatttttatgtttgattactatgtgtcttggtgtgttcctccttgggtttatcctgcttgggactctctgtgcttcctggacttggttgactattttctTTGCCATGTCAGGGAagctttcagctattatctcttcacatattttctcaggtcctttctctcttttctccttcttctgggacccatacaatgtgaatgttggtgcatttaatgttgtcccagaggtctcttatgctgtcttcatttctcttcattcttttttatatattctgttctgcagcagtgatttccaccagtctgtcctccaggtcattcaTCTGTTCTTCTGTCTctattattctgctattgattccttctagtgtattattcatctgttCTTTCGTTCTTGCAGGTCTTTGGTAAACGtatcttgcatcttctccattgttttccgaagatcctggatcatcctcactatcattattctgaattctttttctggaaggttaactatctccacttcatttagttgtttttctgaggttttatcttgtcccttcttctgtgacataactttctgcttttacatCATGATAGATTTTCTGTAATAGGGTTTTTGTCTTAGCCACTGTGGGACTgtgcttcttgcttcttctgcctgccctctgatggatgaagataagaggcttatgcaAGCTTCCCAAGGGCTGGCTGGGGGTAAAACTGGGTTTTGCTCTGGTgagcagggccttgctcagtaaaactttaatccaattatctgctgatgggtggggttgcactCCCTTCTTGCTGGGGTCTATGATAGAGTTAATGGTaacctccaagagggtttatacaaagggggaccttcctggcctgctgctgccagtgttcctgtccctgtggtgagccTCTGCCAACCCACACcgccacaggagaccctccaacactagcaggtagttcTGGTTCAGTtgcctgtggggtcactgctcattttctctgggtcttcagttcagttcagtctctcagtcatgtccgactctttgagatcccatggactgcagcactccaggcttccctgtccttcaccaactcccagagcttgctcaaactcatgcccatcgagttggtgatgccattcaatcatctcatcctctgtcctccccttctcctcctgccttcaatctttctgtatcttggtgtgcacaagattttgtttgtgccctccaagactggagtctctgtttcccccagtcctgtggaattcCTATAATCAATTTCCACTAGACTTCAAGGCCAGATTCCCAGGGGATTCCCAGTCTCTCtgtcagatccccaggctggaaagcctgacatggggttcagaaccttcacaatgAAAGAGGAACCCAAGTTCTTGTTCGTGGAGCCAAAGAATGGAATCCACGAACCTGCAAACACTCACAGTAGCAAGTGAATAGGATTTATTAAAGAGGAGGACAGTACAAAGCTCTCAGCATAGACACTGAGAGGGGGTAAAGGGCCCCTTAGAAGGTGGGGATTACAGTAGTTTTTTACTTTTACCAGTATTAATTTGTACATTTTGGGTTGGCTCTGGCTCCTGTCCTTAAAATACATCATTTTTAAACCATCAGTTTAAAGGTCAAGATGCTTAACATCTTTATGGCTTCTCTTGATCCTCAGATTAAGTCTACACCCTTTTTCTTGTCCCCTGGCCATTTTACAATGGACCAGATGTATGGACTTAAGATTATTGATCACCACCTTATTTTTCCCTCCAACATATAGAACAGAAGTTAATTACTGCTCTTCCCTGGATCTtacgggcttccctcatagctcagctggtaaagaatctgcctgcaatgcaggcgacccgggtttgacccctgggttggggaaaggaatggcaacccactccagtattcttgtctggagaattccacggagagagaagcctggtaggctacagtcgatgtggttgcagaatcagacaggactaaacaactaacactttcactcactcaagtTTACTTAAGAAACAATCAATACAAGAGACACACACTGTCTCCCTGAGAGTAGGAAATAAGTCTCCCCTGTAAAAGGGGCAACCCTGCACCTGGAGGCAGAAGGATTCTTATCACCAAAGACAGGGAATTTGGGGACATGAAGCTTATATAAGCAAACCTTTCTACTTCTTTAACTGGGCACCCCAAACTTAAGTCTATCAATTCCTTACAAAATCACAGCTtgtctcaaaaaataaaagctgcctgctttgcCCACTTCTtgctgtgcttacttgctcagctgtgtctgactcttttgcgaccccgtgagctgcagcctgccaggctcctctgtccatggaattcttcaggcaagaataccggagtaggttgccattcctttctccaggggatcttcccatcccagggatcaaactccagtctcctgcattgcaagcagattctttaccctctgagccaccagggaagcccttgcccaCTTCTTAGGTCCCATTTCTATGGGGCCTCCATGTGCATGAATTAGTtaagtttcttcttttcctggtAATCTACCTTGAGTCAGTTTTACTATTAGTCCAGCCACCAGAACCCAAGAGGGTTGAGGGGTTATTTCACCTCCCCTAAAGTACAAATAGCATCAGAGCCCCCGCTATGACACCCACCAACCAAAAAAGCAGTTCTCAAACTGTGTTCAGAGGGAACCGAGTCCTCCTCACACCTGCTTTGAGGGCTATACAAGCACCTGATTATCATTGTTACCTTCACTCTCAAATGTGCTCCATACCACATTTTAACACAGTAGACACTGCCAAAGCATTTCTGCCAGGATAAAACTCATTTTTGTGCAGGCTTCTTCCCAGGATAAAACTTTTTGTGGCATTCTCTGTTTATGAACTTGAGACTGCAGACCTGGGTGGACAAATAAACCAGATGTGCGTTTGCCCCAAATGCAAAACGATACCTGCAGAACTGTCAGTAGAGGCGAGACCGGCTCATCCTATGGGCCCATCAACAGGGGACTGGTTAGCCACACAGCGGAGCTCTGGGGAGCCATCAAAGTAGTCAGGACTGCGACCACAGTCCTATGGAGCCATCTGTGGGATGGACCGTTAGGTGAAAAAAGAGAACGAGGAGGAAACAGTGGGTTAAAAGGAGgtgcctccaaaaaaaaaaaaaaaccaggatgaACTAGGAGCACCGGAGGTGGGTAGCTCTGGGTGAAAGGACCCAGCGTCCACGCAGATCTCTAATTCTCCTCGGCCCCCAGCcgggcccctccccgcagaggcCCCTGCATTTGGCTTCTCCGTGGTCTTCAGGGTTTCTATGCCTGGCATTGCTGGACGTCCCTAAACCGGTCCTAAGCCCGACAcccctcacccccccacccccaccccccgcaccgCTCCGTCTTGAGGGCCAGTGAGCCCGGCCCGAAGACGTGCGCTCTGCCTTCCCGGCATCGGAGCCTCTCCAAACCCGCCGGGCTTTCCCAGGGCCGGGTCCAGGCGGCGCACCTCCGGACCGGGGAGCCGGGGAGCTCCGACTCAGCTCCCCGAACAAGAGGAAGCTGAAGAACGCGTCTTCCCGGAGGAAGGGTTCGGTGGGGATCCCCCAGGGAAAGTGCGGGGAGGGGGGTCTCGCCCCGCTTACAGCCCGCGGAAACCCCCACGCGGGACAGGCGCGCTCAGGGTCCGGGCCCAGGGACTGCGTGGAAAAGCCCCTCGGCCGCTGCCTCCTCCGAAGCCGCACTTTGAGCGCTTGGCTTCTCTGGCCACTGCGGAACGCCGGTGGAGGTCGCGGGGCCCCAGCCGAGGGCGCTAGGAGCGTTGGCGCGGGCCCGGAGAACGTAACGAGAGCCGGGAGGTGGCGCTGGCGGGCGGCTCGCCGGCTCCACTACCGCCAGGGGAGCACCTCCCGCGCGCGCCAAGCCCCGCCCATGCGCAGACAGCGCCTCTCCTGATTGGGCAGCGCCGCCACGCTGGTGGGGCGGAACGAGCGTCGTCGCGTCCGGGTGACGTATCCGGCGGGCGTCGGGCGGGGTCGTCGGCGTCGGCAGTGGTgtcggcggtggcggcggcgggtGGGAAATGGCGGAGTACTTGGCCTCCATCTTCGGCACCGAGAAAGACAAGTAAGTGAGATCCGGCCGCAGGGGTTCCGGGCTGGGGAGGCGGGTGGCGCGCGGAGGAGCTCGGCGGCGGGGCCCGGGCGGCAGCGGGAGGCCcggcggggggaggggcgggctgCCCTTCCGGCCTCGGGAGCTGCGCGCCGCCGCGTGCGCCCTGGCAGGCGGGCGATGGGCCGGGCGGGCGCCGGGCTTCCGCTCGGGCAGAGCGGCTTCTCCCGCCGGGGCTCCTTGGCTGCCCACCTACAGGCGACCCGTGCCCCCGGCTCTCGGAAGCCGACTCGAGTTGTGCTGAAGTTGTCAACGTTAACGATTCTCCCAAGTTTGATCTTTTAATGTCGAGTCGGGCAAGCTGTAGTATAGACTCGCCCGCGTTAAATCGTTAGATAATTGAGGTTCCTGTTAGGGTTTTAGGTGCTTAACAAACCTCTTGTGTGAGTTAAGCGATCATCGAATAGATCATAAGGACATTTGTTGTGAAACAGTATTTTGGAGATGACTTGTTAACTAACCGTGAAAGACAGtctgcttttaaaatactttcaggtGCAATTCCAATATAAGAATAAGATGGGTGAGTTTTTAGGTTGCATACCTTCCGTAGTGAGTTGTTAGGTTGAGagtaaaaaatataatttgggTTTTGCCAGGTGTTAACTTGGGAGGATAATACTTGAAAACCTTAAGATTGAGCTGGATGTATTCTTCCAATAAATGGTTAGCATCTTGGTGTTCTTCAGGGCTGTACAGGGTctatgtgaatatttttttaacaattaaacTCATAAATTTGCAATAGCTAATGTTTTGATACAACTTTGTAAAAAACTttaaattgtttctgttttccagGATGCAGTGTATCTTGTAAAATGTCTTCTTTTACACATTGTAGACTCCTGTGTTGTTTGGAAGAGGGGGTTATGTTTTTTCCTAGCAAAACTCACAAGACAGTCATCAGTCATATTCACCCCAGAAACACTTACTGGGTGCTCAAGGCCAGTGTCTGGGGACTCAGAAATGGGTAAAATTTGGATCTTGTTCTCAAGGAGCAAGGGGTGCTTGTCATGCAAAGGATAACTGAGTTAAAATGAATTGAAATGCATTAAGTGCTGTGGAAGAGAGCCATGCCCTGAGTGCTGTGGCCCCAGAGGCAGCAGCTTGGGAAACAGGATCTTGAACAGATCAGCCAGCTCTGCTGGACAAAGAGGCTTCTCAGGTTTGCTGAACAGCATGCAGTGTCGATTTTACTCATGAGCTTATATCAGTGTGGGCCATGACTTATGTCTCGCAAAGtttttatttccctccttcttGTAAAAAGCTGTATAAGGTGATGTCCTCATTGTTACTCTGTGAGGACAGAGGTTTATTCCTGCCATAAATAACTCCATTTCATCTGTTAGAGTTGTATTATAAAAGTCACAGCTGTAATTTAGGAAACTTGATTATTTAATCTAGGCTTCTCATTTCAGGGAGATTTTGTGGAGTTTTAATTTCTGGGAAACAGCTCAAAATTTTCAGCTGAAAAATGATTcctgctaacttttttttttaatttaatttgaacTGAAAGTAAAATGTACATctagcaattaaaaatatttaaccaaTTACACATTTGAGGTTTTAGACATTTTCTAAATCTAAGAATGGATTAACCTTTCTAATATCTTCTCTCAAATAGTACGCCACgtctttattttaatatcttttcattGTATTGCAGTAGTCCAATGAGCCTACTGGAAAAGTTTTGACTAACAGATTAAATTCAGTGATTAACTGTCCATTGTGAAATGAGAGTCATTTCTGATAGTACAGCAACAAGGATTGTTTTAATTATATGGAATAGTTGGGTGTTAATGGTTGAGACAGGGGTTTTTGTCAATTCTGAGATAGTCTTAAACTATTCTCAAGTGACTTTCTCAAGATGTAACATGACGTACTCAAGTGTATGTAGTAATCATTTTTCTCTCCTCATAAATTTAagacttttccatttttattgctacctgaaaataaataaatggctagTTGATTTCATGGGCCATCAAATTTCACTGAGGCCCTTTAATCTTAActgaatgtgaaagttgctcagtcgtgcccaacagtgggtagcccttcccttctccaggtgatcttcccaacctagggattgaacccaggtctcccgcgctGGCAGCTGTGAATGGCCCTTGCTAAAATAATTGAATGTACAGGGTAACTTTCCCACCTCTGCAAGTCTGAATTTTAATGGGACACATCTAGTAAGGTTGCGTAACTCACCGCAGATCTGCTCAGCCACCATGCGTTGCTGTCATGGTGGCTGGATTGCTAGTTTTGATTTTATCCGCATCATCCAAGTATTGGAGCATATTGAGAGACAACCTCGTGTAGTTTTTACAGGCAGAGTGGGTGCCCCAGTAGCTTGTTCTCAGTGTATTGAAACTGGGGAGGATTGTTTACTTCAGACCTCTTTTTGGAAATCTTCTGTTGGTCTGGTGTCTTGGGTGGGGGAACCTGGACTCTGTATTTATTGAGATGATAGTGACTGCATGTGATGAGCACACAGTATACTCAATTCTGGCTCTTGGAACAGTGCCAGGGTTGGCATTTTCCTCAGTTTACAGAGACCCGGACAGGTGGGGGTGACTGGCCCAAACCCAAGCAGAGTCAAGGTCCTGACCCCTCACCAGACTGCTGGTGTCCTCAAGAGAGGAGTTCATCATGGAAGGAAAAGAAGCAGATAGGTTTTGAGTTAAATATAGTTTTAGACTAACTTACATTCAGTTTAAGAGAAAACAGTGGAGCAGAGAAGTATTGAATATAATTGAACCTTTGAACCACATGGAGGTTGGGGTGCCAGCCCTCTGCACAGTCAGTAATCCAATCCCAGTTTATTTAACCTCCAGTCAGCCCTTCGTGTCTGCTGTTCTGAATCCTGCAATTCATCCAACCACGGGTCCTGTAGTACTGCAGGATTTAATACCTGAAAAATCTGAATAGAAGTTGTTTAAGGATCAACCGTACTTTAAAGTGAAGGGGATTTGAATGAGGAGGAAATCAGGTTAGAATAGAGTGCCATGTTTGAAGAGGGGCAAATTGAAGCTAAGTAAACCAGAGCTTGCCAGGGTacggcagtggtaaagaatctgcctgcatgcaggagacgcaaggtttgttccctgggtcaggaagctcttctggaggagggcatggcagccccctccagcattcttgcctggagaattccatggacaggagtgtggcgggctgctgtccatgggattgcagagaggtggacacaactgatca
This genomic interval carries:
- the LOC122675644 gene encoding wiskott-Aldrich syndrome protein family member 1-like, whose protein sequence is MEAKYSAISHPPPPPPTPLPTPTTPPDARRIRHPDATTLVPPHQRGGAAQSGEALSAHGRGLARAGGAPLAVVEPASRPPAPPPGSRYVLRARANAPSALGWGPATSTGVPQWPEKPSAQSAASEEAAAEGLFHAVPGPGP